The genome window GTCATGCTCCATCACAGCCTTGCCGTCGATGTGGCCGCCTTGAGCGCCTTCGCTTTCGTGACGGCGGTGACAGGCATGACCGCCTTCAACCGTCAGGGTTAAAAGAGCAATCGGTCTTGTGCGCCCGGCCTCAATCTATGTGACTCTTGGCCCGTTGACCCGCCCCATTAGCCGATTTAGCCCTTGGCGTCGCCATCGCCGCCAAGGAATAAGAACGAATCACTCCTGCATCGCCCGCATCAAGATATAGGCGATTGGCGCCAGGAAGGTGACAGCGGCCAACAGATAGCTCGACCAGGCGGCTTCCGCATAGCCGCGCTTTTGCAGCCAGCGGCCGTAGTTGACGGTATAGACGCAGATGGCGGTAACGATCACCATGCCCAGGGCCTGGCTTTTGGTCATTTAACAAGTCGCTCCTCTTTCCCAGCCGGTTCGCCCGGCTGGATCTGGTAGCCGGGGCGGCGCACCTCGACATGAATGACTGGAATGAATTCAGCCTCCTCATACCAGTCATGCCAGGGAATACGCCAGTATTCCCTGGCCGTGAGGGTGCGCATGCGCAAGGTGCGGACGAAAAGGAAGGGGTCGGCGGGGATTTTTTGCATCCTTTTCACCAGGCGAAGGGCGCGGTCGTTGAGGTCTTTGTCTGCCATCCTCTCCATCTCCCGGAAGCCTTCCGGTGTAATGTAAGGCTTTCGGCTGCTCACCTCGACCACCGTTCCGTCCAGTTCTGCCTTAACCATGATGCGGATGGGACGGACCGAATCGTCGACAGTCACCTCGATGGGGTCGCCGCGGTTGAGTCGCAGGGAGATATATTTGCCTGGTTGAGAGGGATCGGGGAAAGTCCAAAGACCGGTCGTATATCTTCCGACCAGCATCGACCAAATTCGCGTCTCTTCGCCATCCATGTAGGCGACCAATTTTCCACTCACTAAAACGGCTGCTCCAATATACTCGAGGGGATTGCCGCCGGAACGGTGCAACTTGCCAGGATCCGTTTCCGGTTGACCGGCTTCCGGATCGGGATCATCGCGTCGGAACTCCGGCGTGGGTCGCGGTTTCACCTTGGTGTCTTGCTTCTCCTTGAGGATCTGCGGGTTTAGGGTAAAAACGGTCATCACGGAATCCACGTTGTGCTGTTCCAGCGTCCGGTTGATATCGAGGAGCCGGGTGACTGGGGCGTAATCGGTTCGCTCCATCGACACGACGATGCTCTCCAGGTAGCGGGCCACGTTGTACTCCAACACCGGCGTTGTATTCATGAAAATGTCCCGGACAGGCACGTCTTTTATGATGAAGAGAAAAAGGGATCGCCGGAACTCGCGGTAACGGTTGAACACATCGAGGTAGGGCGCGATGCCTTGCCGGGCGAGGCTCTCGCCGATCAGGACGGTCCGGCAATGCATATAGGACACCTGCCGCTCCACCTGACTGTCCAGGTGGGCCATGGCTTCCGGTGTGGTCCGGCCGGTGACGGTGATGACTTTGGACACCTCTGCCGGGGAGGATGCCCTGCCGGCGCCGCCCTGCTGGGCCATCCCCGAGGGGATGGCGATGCGCACGGACAGTTCGATCTCGTCATGCTCACCCAGATCGATGCCCATGGAAAGCACAAAGGCGTACTGGTCCAGCTCCCGTTTGTCCCAACAGCCCGGCAGGACGCCGAGCAGGAGAATGCAACTGAAGATGAGCAGGAGTCTTTTCTTCGGCCGATTTCTCAGGATATCGATGGCGTCTTCCCCCTCGGGGCGGCGCTCTTTTTTTTCGCCTTCCAGTAGCTCGTGATCAGCAGCAGGGCGAGCAACGCCACAAAAGGCCCCGTGGATGCGTAACGCAGGATCCCCCATTCCCACTCCAGCGCTGTCATGTAATCGGGCGCCAAGAAGCAGGATACCACCGTCAGCACCGACAGGGGCAGCACGTAGGGTTGGTAGAAGGGAGCGCCGACACCCCTGGCAAAGGTGATGGCGCCGGCGTAGAGGGAGAGGGACAGTTTAAATATGGACATGATCACCCAGATGAAGGTGAACAGCGCCTCGACGCGTTGCAGGTAGCGGCCGAAATAGATGTTGCGGGCCAACTGAAAGACCGGAAAGCCTACATTTTGCGTCGCCGCTGCCGGGAAGTTCAGCGCATAGGCGAGAAGACCCAGCGCGAGCAATACGATATTAAGAAAGGTCCCGAGCCAGACGACCTGCCGGAATTGTTTGTTGCTGCGAAAGTGAGGATACAAGACGGTGAGGATGACGATTTCAAGAAAAAAGGGCACCCGATACAGCCCCGACCAGAGCAATTGATCCAGCCCGGGACCAAAAACAGGGGTGGCCAGCGACGGTTCCCCGATGATATAGGCGCTCAAAAGCAGCAAGAGATAGCCGCCCAGGGTGACGGGGAGGAGAAGGTAATTGGCCCGGCTGATCGATTCCGGCCCGTGGTAGGCGCCAAAGGCGATAGCCAACGTAAAGGGGATGATCAGGAAGGACGCCGGTGACAAGGGGAGGATGGCGTCGTTGATCAGGGAGACGAATTGTCGAATATAGTTTCCTGTGGAAAAGGTGAAGAAGATCGCCACAATCCACGTCAGCAGGATCGATGCCCACCGACCCCAGAGTTTGCCCGGTATTTCCGTGAAAATCGATTGCGGGTGGTACTCCCGCAGACGGATGATCATCCACAGGATGGGCGCCGTGAAAAGGTAACTGAAAAAAGGCATGAGATACATGGCGCTATAGGCGTCAGCGGCGAAGTAACGGGGCAGGCCCAGAAAAATGTTGGTGTCGAGGATGACCCAGAGCAAAAAGATGGCTTCTGCGGTTCCGATGCGCTCGGCTTGTTTCATGATGAATCGCCTTGCCTGGAGGGACTCTTTTTTGATTCCTTCGTTTGGACGCTGACGCGCGCCGCCGGATTCCAGGGTCGCTGCAGGGGTGTCTGCCGTGTTTTTTCGACGGGGCGATTTTCGGAAGGACGTTTAGACTGGCCGAAGATGGGCGGCCGCAGGATGACATCGTCGCCGTGGCGGCGGGCCGGGACCACCGGGGAGAGCAGCGGGACGCCGAGGGATTTCATGCTGGACAGGTGTAGGGCGAGGATCGTCGAAATGAAGGCGATGCCGAAGAGCCCCCACAGAGAGGCGGCCAGGACGAAGAGCAGGCGCAGGAGCCGGACGCCGTAGAGCAGGTCGTAGGAGGGGATGATGAAGACGGCCAGGGCGGTGACCGACATGAGCACCACGAGGACGGGCGAGATCAGGCCCGCTTCCACGGCAGCCTGACCGATGATGATGGCGCCGACGATGCCGATGGTGGGGCCGATCTGTTTGGGGATGCGGATGCCCGACTCGCGGACCAACTCAAGGGCCAATTCGAGAAAGATGACCTCGGCCAGCACGGGAAAGGGCACCCGTTCCCGCGCCGCCGCCGTGGAGAGCATCAGTTCTGTCGGCAGCATTTCGGGGTGGTAGGATGTGACGGCGATATAGAGTCCCGGCAACAGAATGGTGATCAGTGTGGCGACAAAGCGGACGACGCGCGCGAAGGCGCCATAGGGCCAGCGCAGGTACATGTCTTCCGGCGAATGCAGCAGGTTCCAAAAGGTGACTGGCGCGACGAGGGCGTAGGGGCTGCGATCGAGGAGGACGGCGACAGCGCCGTCGGTCAGCGCCGCCGCCACCCGGTCGGGACGTTCTGTGATCATCTGCTGGGGGAGAAAGGCGTTGGGATGGTCCTCTACATACTGGGCAAGCAGTCCGATATCGTGAATCGCGTCAGCGTCGATGGCTGTGATGCGGCGCCGCATCTCCCGCACCAGCGCCGGGTGGGT of Heliomicrobium undosum contains these proteins:
- a CDS encoding Ger(x)C family spore germination protein; the encoded protein is MHGAFCGVARPAADHELLEGEKKERRPEGEDAIDILRNRPKKRLLLIFSCILLLGVLPGCWDKRELDQYAFVLSMGIDLGEHDEIELSVRIAIPSGMAQQGGAGRASSPAEVSKVITVTGRTTPEAMAHLDSQVERQVSYMHCRTVLIGESLARQGIAPYLDVFNRYREFRRSLFLFIIKDVPVRDIFMNTTPVLEYNVARYLESIVVSMERTDYAPVTRLLDINRTLEQHNVDSVMTVFTLNPQILKEKQDTKVKPRPTPEFRRDDPDPEAGQPETDPGKLHRSGGNPLEYIGAAVLVSGKLVAYMDGEETRIWSMLVGRYTTGLWTFPDPSQPGKYISLRLNRGDPIEVTVDDSVRPIRIMVKAELDGTVVEVSSRKPYITPEGFREMERMADKDLNDRALRLVKRMQKIPADPFLFVRTLRMRTLTAREYWRIPWHDWYEEAEFIPVIHVEVRRPGYQIQPGEPAGKEERLVK
- a CDS encoding GerAB/ArcD/ProY family transporter — its product is MKQAERIGTAEAIFLLWVILDTNIFLGLPRYFAADAYSAMYLMPFFSYLFTAPILWMIIRLREYHPQSIFTEIPGKLWGRWASILLTWIVAIFFTFSTGNYIRQFVSLINDAILPLSPASFLIIPFTLAIAFGAYHGPESISRANYLLLPVTLGGYLLLLLSAYIIGEPSLATPVFGPGLDQLLWSGLYRVPFFLEIVILTVLYPHFRSNKQFRQVVWLGTFLNIVLLALGLLAYALNFPAAATQNVGFPVFQLARNIYFGRYLQRVEALFTFIWVIMSIFKLSLSLYAGAITFARGVGAPFYQPYVLPLSVLTVVSCFLAPDYMTALEWEWGILRYASTGPFVALLALLLITSYWKAKKKSAAPRGKTPSIS
- a CDS encoding spore germination protein, giving the protein MSPLNWQWFKQLLQVDPPTMKKTFSLSPYDKWLEKQGKRSGAKKQIPTSNLYAPALSRQFPKEKTGGDNNSDAKGENRGSGRFKGNASVGAASSKDEAIPDRLADVQRWLSREFTIRLNPDLRLRHLTIGLPQPVPALLAFYQSQVNNEHLSDMVITPLMMPFDFTIGDGDQGSPPASPTKDSQANASPPKNHLMNTLATRFATTVGQITPLPTKGAVVDALTNGHVALFVEGQSEALMFEAASLPGRGVEQPVTEAVVRGPHEAFNENIDSNIGLLRARLRSPRLLAEMGLTGQLGQLRYSLIYVAGLTHPALVREMRRRITAIDADAIHDIGLLAQYVEDHPNAFLPQQMITERPDRVAAALTDGAVAVLLDRSPYALVAPVTFWNLLHSPEDMYLRWPYGAFARVVRFVATLITILLPGLYIAVTSYHPEMLPTELMLSTAAARERVPFPVLAEVIFLELALELVRESGIRIPKQIGPTIGIVGAIIIGQAAVEAGLISPVLVVLMSVTALAVFIIPSYDLLYGVRLLRLLFVLAASLWGLFGIAFISTILALHLSSMKSLGVPLLSPVVPARRHGDDVILRPPIFGQSKRPSENRPVEKTRQTPLQRPWNPAARVSVQTKESKKSPSRQGDSS